A genomic window from Acinetobacter lwoffii includes:
- a CDS encoding TauD/TfdA dioxygenase family protein, whose protein sequence is MTSLTQLSQAIHDAPRWHQQDQFQHPDEIKIVPQTGQALGAVVYGLDARKVQSSKTILKLKQALAEHLILIFKQQSLDDLQYLAFSTYFGSIFRPGADTPVLAAQSDSGIPPDVVPVSNAVGQGDYTGHGELTPHADHQWTPLPSFGSLLYAIELPQDGGQTSWINTIKAYDALDEATKVEIDQLQLITYNPFVRRQKTRDQTDDQGYGSSPLYRFKDQPILSHAYPHPLVRTHPESGRKALWLNTHTEVELVNYDDQAGSQLIAKLREHISKPEFAYEHHWEIGDIVFWDNQVTLHSRRPFPADQRRLLKRISLAGSRPF, encoded by the coding sequence ATGACCAGCTTAACCCAACTTTCACAAGCGATTCATGATGCTCCACGCTGGCATCAGCAAGATCAATTTCAACATCCGGATGAAATCAAGATTGTACCGCAAACCGGTCAGGCCTTAGGTGCAGTGGTCTATGGCTTGGATGCCCGTAAAGTCCAATCATCCAAAACCATTTTAAAGTTAAAACAGGCGCTGGCCGAGCATCTGATTTTGATCTTTAAGCAGCAAAGTCTGGATGATTTACAATACTTGGCGTTTTCAACTTATTTCGGTTCCATTTTCCGCCCAGGTGCAGATACACCGGTACTGGCTGCGCAGTCGGATAGCGGCATTCCACCCGATGTCGTGCCGGTGTCCAATGCCGTCGGTCAGGGAGATTACACTGGGCATGGTGAACTAACTCCACATGCCGATCATCAATGGACACCATTACCCTCTTTTGGCTCCCTTCTGTATGCAATTGAACTGCCTCAGGACGGCGGACAGACCAGCTGGATCAACACCATTAAAGCCTATGATGCACTCGATGAAGCAACCAAGGTAGAGATCGATCAGCTACAACTGATTACTTACAACCCTTTCGTGCGCCGTCAAAAAACCAGAGATCAAACTGATGATCAAGGTTATGGTTCAAGCCCATTGTATCGTTTTAAAGATCAACCGATTTTAAGCCATGCTTATCCACATCCACTGGTGCGCACTCATCCTGAATCCGGCCGTAAAGCGCTTTGGCTAAACACCCATACCGAAGTCGAGCTGGTCAATTATGATGATCAGGCTGGCAGTCAACTGATCGCCAAATTACGTGAGCATATTTCGAAACCTGAATTCGCTTATGAACATCACTGGGAAATTGGCGATATCGTGTTCTGGGATAATCAGGTGACCTTACACTCACGCCGTCCATTCCCGGCAGATCAGCGCCGTTTATTGAAACGCATCAGTCTGGCGGGTAGCCGTCCGTTTTAA
- a CDS encoding four-helix bundle copper-binding protein, giving the protein MNQLQFSDCVQTCMNCSLACANCASACLKEEDLEMMRECIQRCLDCADICQLCARMEQKQSPFMHEICELCAKACDYCVEECGHHEDEHCQQCAEACRRCAEECRKMAA; this is encoded by the coding sequence ATGAATCAGCTTCAATTTTCAGATTGTGTTCAAACCTGTATGAACTGTTCCCTGGCCTGTGCCAACTGTGCCAGTGCCTGTCTTAAAGAAGAAGATCTGGAGATGATGCGGGAGTGTATCCAGCGCTGTCTGGACTGTGCAGATATCTGTCAGTTGTGTGCCCGTATGGAACAAAAGCAATCTCCATTCATGCATGAAATATGTGAACTTTGTGCGAAAGCCTGTGACTACTGTGTAGAAGAATGTGGTCATCATGAAGATGAACATTGTCAGCAATGTGCCGAAGCATGCCGCCGCTGTGCTGAAGAATGCCGAAAAATGGCGGCTTAA
- a CDS encoding MFS transporter, with protein sequence MADSQFSKALIFMLIGSAIILALSLGVRHAFGLYLVPMSEEFGWGHNVFSLAIAMQNLIWGAVQPITGAFADKYGSKIVVAVGGALYSIGLLLMAVSSTGLLLNLSVGLILGLALSATSFPVLLSAVGRAAPPEKRSLAMGIASAAGSFGQFIMLPSTLLLLQNVGWSAALVVSAILIALIVPLAWMLKAPMYVNPNAASTSNKVSLSFKQILLVVKNHKPFWFLAMGFFVCGFQVVFIGIHLPGYLIDHGFNATTGTIFLALVGLFNVVGTYTAGWLGGKYSKPHLLMGLYALRGIAIIAFLMLPLSTWTVYTFGVIMGLLWLSTVPLTNGIVANMFGVKYLTMLSGIVFFTHQVGSFFGGWLGGVNHDLSGNYNAVWMLSIVLSIFGVLVHFWVNEEQIVHD encoded by the coding sequence CATGCATTTGGCTTGTATCTGGTGCCGATGAGCGAAGAATTTGGCTGGGGTCATAATGTTTTTAGCCTGGCCATTGCCATGCAAAACCTGATCTGGGGTGCAGTTCAGCCGATTACCGGGGCATTTGCCGATAAATATGGCAGCAAGATTGTGGTAGCTGTAGGCGGAGCCTTATATTCAATTGGTCTACTGTTGATGGCAGTTAGCTCGACCGGCTTACTGTTAAATCTGAGTGTCGGTTTAATTTTAGGTCTAGCCCTGTCAGCTACTTCATTTCCGGTGTTATTGTCTGCGGTCGGGCGTGCTGCCCCACCAGAAAAGCGCAGTTTGGCGATGGGTATTGCCAGTGCCGCAGGTTCTTTTGGTCAGTTTATTATGCTGCCTTCGACCCTGCTACTATTACAGAATGTCGGCTGGTCAGCGGCGCTGGTGGTCAGTGCCATTTTAATTGCACTGATTGTGCCATTGGCCTGGATGCTGAAAGCACCGATGTATGTTAATCCCAACGCAGCCTCTACCTCCAATAAAGTCTCACTCAGCTTTAAACAGATTCTGCTGGTAGTGAAAAATCATAAACCCTTTTGGTTTCTGGCCATGGGCTTTTTTGTTTGTGGTTTTCAGGTCGTTTTTATTGGCATCCACCTGCCGGGCTATCTGATTGATCATGGCTTTAATGCCACAACTGGTACAATTTTCTTAGCCTTAGTGGGTTTGTTTAATGTGGTAGGCACCTATACGGCCGGCTGGCTTGGTGGCAAATATTCCAAACCGCATCTGTTAATGGGATTATATGCCCTGCGTGGAATTGCGATTATTGCTTTTCTCATGCTGCCTCTCAGCACATGGACAGTCTATACCTTTGGTGTCATTATGGGACTACTCTGGTTATCAACCGTTCCGCTGACCAATGGTATTGTGGCGAATATGTTCGGGGTGAAATATCTGACCATGCTCAGTGGCATTGTGTTCTTTACCCATCAGGTTGGCTCGTTTTTCGGTGGCTGGCTCGGTGGAGTCAACCATGATTTGAGCGGCAATTATAATGCGGTGTGGATGCTATCAATTGTCCTCAGCATTTTTGGCGTACTGGTGCATTTCTGGGTCAATGAGGAGCAAATCGTCCATGACTGA